In the Arachis ipaensis cultivar K30076 chromosome B10, Araip1.1, whole genome shotgun sequence genome, one interval contains:
- the LOC107620436 gene encoding uncharacterized protein LOC107620436: MGNTSSYCSAVYANPHIHRRKEMCGDLIRISNMIHGPWIVLGDFNDVLLQSEVIGDSLDLPEQNNLRKHWRIVGCLIWGLLGEDSLGTGRCKMADRATKGHRPFRFQAAWMTHPLFRNVVHIAWNKGAPDVVKCLLEVQKDATSFNKKTVIRRKRNKIHGLFLEDGSWAIETSTLEMAANSFFQKLFSTREDIDLDAMGNFPCPSLSTEAYQKLVEPVTS; this comes from the exons ATGGGAAATACTTCTAGTTACTGCAGTGCGGTGTATGCAAATCCGCATATACATCGGCGTAAAGAAATGTGTGGTGACTTAATAAGGATTTCTAATATGATCCACGGACCTTGGATTGTGTTAGGAGACTTTAATGATGTGCTGTTGCAGAGTGAAGTTATAGGGGACAGTTTAGACTTGCCAGAGCAAAACAATTTGCGAAAACATTGGAGGATTGTGGGCTGTTTGATATGGGGGCTATTGGGAGAAGATTCACTTGGTACAGGAAG GTGCAAGATGGCAGATAGGGCTACCAAGGGCCATCGTCCGTTCAGATTCCAGGCTGCATGGATGACTCATCCTCTTTTTAGGAATGTTGTTCATATAGCTTGGAATAAAGGAGCTCCGGATGTGGTCAAATGTTTATTGGAGGTTCAAAAAGATGCAACTAGCTTCAATAAAAAG ACGGTTATCAGGCGaaagaggaacaaaattcatggaTTGTTTTTGGAGGATGGGTCTTGGGCCATAGAGACTTCGACTCTAGAAATGGCGGCaaattctttctttcaaaaactcTTTTCTACAAGGGAGGATATTGACCTGGACGCCATGGGGAATTTTCCTTGCCCGTCTCTTAGTACTGAGGCTTATCAAAAGCTAGTAGAACCAGTGACGTCTTAA
- the LOC107623514 gene encoding trafficking protein particle complex subunit 12 yields MESSSPICESQTDPLSTPSFSSLNDLCHDLTSLQDLATRGAWRSVIDKVSRARALNLLQNPHDHLTYLAYNALAFAKLRRFNEASAELDSMEDLDSHHYRYETYPKIYHNRTGSMVPFSLRWLHALLPIKLGHRNQGVDRLYTLLDFVRQKIRDKETNNLQDSVQIWKKREVFVVNCIIGNHLSHKEFTVCLSLLKELLSRDSLDPLLVSQLGYVQLQIGDLEGAKVSFSKVEGLVEEAKMGNNNGSLLLSEIEMMNLVNRNKALVYLVGKDYVSAVREYEECIERDGSDVVALNNKALCLMYLRDLSDSIKVLENALETVPTVALNETLVVNLCSMYELAYVNHSDIKRTLSNWIARVAPDDFDATCTRT; encoded by the coding sequence ATGGAATCATCGTCTCCGATTTGCGAATCCCAAACGGACCCTCTCTCAACCCCTTCCTTCTCCTCTCTCAACGATCTCTGTCATGACCTTACCTCCCTACAAGACCTCGCCACTCGCGGCGCGTGGCGCTCCGTCATCGACAAGGTCTCACGCGCCAGGGCCCTCAACCTCCTTCAAAACCCTCACGACCATCTCACCTACCTTGCCTATAATGCCCTTGCCTTCGCTAAACTGCGTCGTTTCAACGAAGCCTCCGCAGAGCTTGATTCCATGGAGGACCTCGATAGCCACCACTACCGCTACGAAACCTATCCCAAAATCTATCATAACCGAACCGGTTCCATGGTCCCCTTCTCCCTTCGCTGGCTCCACGCTCTTCTTCCCATCAAATTAGGGCACAGAAATCAAGGTGTGGATCGCCTTTACACTCTTCTCGATTTTGTTCGCCAGAAGATCAGGGACAAGGAGACGAACAATCTGCAAGATTCGGTTCAGATCTGGAAGAAGAGAGAGGTATTCGTTGTGAATTGCATAATTGGGAACCATTTGAGTCACAAGGAGTTCACCGTGTGCTTGAGCTTGTTGAAGGAgctgctttcgcgtgactctttGGATCCATTGCTGGTTTCCCAGCTTGGCTATGTTCAGTTGCAGATTGGGGACTTGGAAGGTGCAAAGGTTTCGTTCTCCAAGGTTGAGGGTTTGGTAGAGGAAGCAAAGATGGGTAATAACAATGGTTCGTTGTTGTTGAGTGAGATTGAGATGATGAaccttgtgaatagaaacaaggCTTTGGTGTATTTGGTTGGGAAGGATTATGTCTCCGCTGTTAGAGAGTATGAGGAGTGCATTGAGAGGGATGGTTCTGATGTTGTTGCCTTGAACAACAAGGCATTGTGTTTGATGTATCTGAGGGATTTGTCTGATTCCATCAAGGTACTTGAGAATGCACTTGAGACGGTTCCCACCGTGGCACTCAATGAGACGCTTGTTGTTAACTTGTGTAGCATGTATGAGCTGGCCTATGTGAATCACTCGGATATTAAGAGGACACTGAGCAATTGGATCGCTCGTGTCGCCCCCGACGACTTTGATGCAACTTGCACTCGGACATGA
- the LOC110268377 gene encoding uncharacterized protein LOC110268377 — MAKEAEPKEVYAAENLKERKAQEEAGKALLHAHWWHKKKMPPYMAFMKSILSKKKALRGDKTVVLTKECSVLIQRKLPKKMPDPKSFLIPCTIGTITFENALCDLGLSINLISLSVMKKLRIQEAQPTRIALEMYNKSRKQAYGLVENVLVKC, encoded by the exons ATGGCAAAAGAGGCCGAGCCTAAGGAGGTGTATGCTGCTGAGAATTTGAAGGAAAGAAAGGCTCAAGAAGAAGCTGGAAAAGCACTATTGCATGCCCATTGGTGGCACAAGA AGAAGATGCCTCCCTATATGGCCTTCATGAAAAGCATACTCTCTAAGAAGAAGGCCTTGAGGGGAGATAAAACTGTGGTCTTGACCAAGGAGTGCAGTGTCCTGATTCAGAGGAAGCTACCCAAGAAGATGCCAGACCCCAAAAGCTTCCTGATCCCCTGTACCATTGGGACTATTACATTTGAGAATGCACTGTGTGATCTTGGTTTAAGCATAAATCTGATATCgttatctgtgatgaagaagctgagaATCCAAGAGGCGCAGCCTACAAGGATAGCATTGGAGATGTATAACAAGTCTAGGAAGCAAGCATATGGGCTAGTGGAGAACGTACTGGTCAAG tgctaa